One part of the Mariniblastus fucicola genome encodes these proteins:
- a CDS encoding TolC family protein — protein MKNLYWMSLVVAIVLHYGLPSVVAQDYYQKSSYRITDPTVHASQQMDGSMQGHGMQMPGSPSSNAHSGNSHSGMAMGDMKTKVPDKPGHRYQKPTALPATPESSVPTDRPDNYTGQQLTLDDLLAIATQNNPTLRQAQNQITAETGKAIQAGLYPNPGFRYSAEQIGVDGTAGEFHGGIFSQEIVRGGKLRLSRAKYVQRVKATEALALAQQFRVANDVKIHFYMVLSQQQKVNVQTELVKSSEDAAVTAREAFQMGQANAVGIRRVNVALQKSRLELLAQQNKLRQAVRQLSALVGTELDGSFFVGELEGQSIVMDFSELLAELLVSSPEMMAARAKLQADRITVRRERVEPIPNITLEGGAGYNFERNQTVAAAGISLQLPIWDRNQGTIQQAQADLSRQCAEIERLEGRLKRDLAGQFESYLTTTQHVDQYRTMILPELKETYRLMLESYKENRTDWNEVLHAQSDYFMARQEYIDWLWQWRKSQVLIDGMLLHDGLMAAEGPTPAGHIDSVAKPR, from the coding sequence ATGAAGAATTTGTACTGGATGTCGTTGGTCGTGGCGATAGTCTTACACTACGGCCTCCCATCCGTAGTCGCTCAGGACTACTACCAGAAATCAAGCTACCGGATTACCGATCCTACCGTCCATGCCAGCCAGCAGATGGACGGCTCGATGCAAGGCCATGGAATGCAGATGCCGGGTTCACCATCGAGCAACGCTCATTCCGGGAACTCCCATTCCGGCATGGCGATGGGCGATATGAAGACGAAGGTTCCTGACAAACCGGGGCATCGTTATCAGAAACCAACAGCGTTGCCTGCGACGCCCGAAAGCAGCGTGCCGACTGACCGCCCCGATAATTACACGGGGCAGCAACTCACACTTGATGACCTTCTGGCAATCGCGACACAAAACAATCCAACGCTGCGGCAAGCTCAAAACCAGATCACCGCAGAAACAGGCAAGGCGATTCAGGCAGGACTTTATCCCAACCCCGGCTTTCGTTATTCAGCGGAACAGATTGGCGTTGATGGGACGGCGGGTGAATTTCATGGTGGAATCTTCAGTCAGGAAATTGTACGGGGCGGCAAACTCCGACTGAGCCGAGCAAAATATGTGCAACGCGTCAAAGCCACTGAGGCACTAGCATTGGCTCAGCAATTTCGAGTCGCGAACGATGTAAAGATTCACTTCTACATGGTTCTGTCGCAACAGCAGAAAGTGAACGTCCAGACGGAACTGGTTAAGTCTTCTGAGGATGCGGCCGTCACGGCACGCGAAGCGTTTCAAATGGGGCAAGCGAACGCGGTTGGGATCCGACGAGTGAACGTCGCATTACAAAAATCGCGTCTGGAATTGCTGGCTCAACAGAACAAACTTCGTCAGGCCGTCCGCCAGTTGTCAGCTTTGGTTGGAACCGAACTCGACGGCAGCTTTTTCGTAGGGGAACTCGAAGGCCAGTCGATCGTAATGGACTTTTCTGAATTGCTGGCCGAACTATTGGTCAGCAGCCCGGAGATGATGGCTGCCCGAGCAAAACTACAAGCTGATCGCATTACCGTCCGTCGCGAGAGAGTCGAGCCGATTCCCAATATCACTCTTGAAGGCGGTGCGGGCTACAACTTTGAACGCAATCAAACCGTTGCCGCGGCCGGCATCAGCTTGCAACTACCGATTTGGGATCGCAACCAAGGCACGATCCAGCAGGCACAAGCTGACCTGTCACGACAGTGTGCCGAAATTGAGCGATTGGAAGGTAGGCTCAAACGTGACCTTGCCGGGCAGTTTGAAAGTTATCTGACGACGACACAGCACGTCGATCAATATCGAACCATGATTCTGCCGGAATTAAAAGAAACGTATCGCTTGATGCTCGAAAGCTACAAGGAGAATCGAACCGACTGGAACGAAGTGCTGCACGCTCAAAGCGACTACTTCATGGCTCGGCAAGAGTACATCGACTGGTTGTGGCAGTGGCGTAAATCGCAGGTTTTGATCGACGGAATGTTATTGCACGATGGACTGATGGC
- a CDS encoding TolC family protein, translated as MRKLAVAVFIIAGISGCRSPQVMMQQLESCRPCVADASTLSQSVPVETTSEAGTVEEYVQLGLQRNPQLQEAQHKIEAIGHRVPQVLSLPDPMVNTTTHLSPVETAAGRQAFALGVSQKFTNAERRATKAAIVNDEVAAAEAELEKIQLEIAERIRTACYQLLFVRKSIEISTEDAESLAQIAEVIERQYEVKQSVTQQDILNVQIEQSKIENQITDLQQKGKSYQARLARLLHVDPRSELQIIDQLQTQSSQLNAESLIATAIQLRPELRSQIANVNRDQKKIHLASLESKPDFTVGLNWIATSDSGISPVANGDDALLLGVGFNLPVYKNRIRAGICEAQANRRASQSRLESLQDIVAEEVFDLVAKLESNQQTMDLIRNDILPKAQRTLDLSIDEYATDEVEYVQLIANWRTVLRYRVAEANLQSQHGQLLASLARSVGQLEPIASFTAGSVDQPEFEDAEPLEFDDAAEESTSNETEETEGDSRDVDETGTKP; from the coding sequence ATGAGGAAATTAGCAGTCGCAGTGTTCATTATTGCCGGAATCAGCGGATGCCGCTCTCCGCAAGTAATGATGCAACAGCTTGAGTCTTGCAGGCCTTGCGTGGCAGACGCCAGCACGTTGAGTCAATCTGTACCGGTGGAAACGACTAGCGAAGCTGGCACCGTTGAAGAATACGTGCAGCTTGGCTTACAGCGGAACCCTCAGCTACAGGAAGCACAGCACAAGATCGAGGCCATCGGCCATCGTGTCCCGCAGGTGCTTTCGCTGCCAGATCCGATGGTGAACACGACAACACATCTGTCTCCGGTTGAAACAGCCGCAGGTCGGCAAGCATTCGCATTGGGCGTGAGCCAGAAGTTTACCAACGCTGAGCGGCGGGCGACCAAAGCTGCAATCGTCAACGATGAAGTTGCGGCTGCTGAAGCCGAGCTTGAAAAAATACAGCTGGAGATTGCGGAGAGAATTCGCACCGCCTGTTATCAGTTGCTGTTCGTGCGTAAGTCCATCGAGATCTCCACAGAGGATGCGGAATCACTGGCTCAAATTGCTGAAGTCATCGAGCGCCAGTACGAAGTCAAACAATCGGTAACCCAGCAAGACATTCTGAACGTTCAAATCGAACAGTCGAAAATCGAAAATCAAATCACCGACTTGCAGCAAAAGGGGAAATCGTATCAAGCTCGATTGGCGAGGCTCCTTCACGTCGACCCACGTTCTGAACTACAAATCATTGACCAGTTGCAGACGCAAAGCAGTCAGCTAAACGCCGAATCCTTGATCGCCACGGCCATTCAATTACGTCCCGAGTTGCGATCTCAGATAGCCAACGTCAATCGAGACCAAAAGAAAATCCACCTTGCCAGTCTGGAATCAAAACCAGACTTCACGGTCGGGCTGAACTGGATCGCGACATCGGATAGCGGCATCAGTCCCGTTGCCAATGGCGATGATGCATTGCTGTTGGGAGTTGGGTTCAATCTGCCGGTCTACAAAAACCGAATCCGAGCGGGCATTTGCGAAGCTCAAGCGAACCGGCGTGCGTCGCAGAGCAGGCTGGAGAGTTTACAAGACATAGTCGCCGAGGAAGTCTTCGATTTGGTCGCGAAACTGGAAAGCAACCAGCAGACCATGGACTTGATTCGAAACGACATTCTCCCCAAAGCACAACGCACGCTTGACCTGTCTATTGACGAATATGCGACCGACGAGGTTGAGTACGTGCAGTTGATTGCCAACTGGAGAACCGTTCTGCGGTATCGTGTGGCTGAAGCGAATCTTCAATCGCAACATGGGCAGCTATTGGCATCGCTGGCAAGAAGCGTCGGCCAATTGGAACCGATTGCTTCTTTCACCGCAGGCAGTGTTGACCAGCCTGAATTTGAAGATGCGGAACCACTTGAATTCGATGACGCAGCTGAAGAATCAACGTCGAACGAGACGGAAGAAACGGAAGGCGATTCGAGGGACGTGGACGAAACTGGAACAAAACCTTAG
- a CDS encoding efflux RND transporter periplasmic adaptor subunit, whose product MIVLAAIGGLAWWGHHHEWSLPKFSDLTGSEKETGVLWCDEHGVAEADCISCNSDLMPKGELFGWCKEHGVHECVLHNPQLSQLSEVPEINQDDLDRASEAIAAYPRTKNDPGCKMHLRRIQFPSIESIDQAGVDIKLVDRGPVVETIKTTGEIVYDPTRVARLSSRSGGTVWKVEKNVGDKVQQGDLLALVDAVEVGRLKSRLLQALAQLELDTKTLERVSRLGGSVIPEKKIQEAEAAKSETEYEVESAVQALSNLGLPIQLDDVKGKAANAVGSKLRFLGLPQSIVDSMKQANESANLIPVLSPRDGIVVSRDAVAGEVIETGKRLFTIADTSQMWLLLNVRLEESERISLGQKVVFTPDGSERETVGTLTWVSTEVDSQTRTIRVRAELTNDNGRLRNETFGAGEIILRDVQEAILVPNEAIHWEGCCHVAFVRDKDYFKDGSYKVFHTRSVRPGAVMGDNTEVIAGLLPGEVVVTKGSGILRAELLKGNLGAG is encoded by the coding sequence TTGATCGTCTTAGCTGCGATTGGCGGGCTGGCATGGTGGGGGCACCATCATGAATGGAGCCTCCCGAAATTTTCGGACCTAACCGGTAGCGAAAAAGAAACGGGCGTCCTGTGGTGTGATGAACATGGAGTTGCGGAAGCTGACTGTATTTCATGCAATTCGGACTTGATGCCGAAAGGGGAGCTGTTCGGCTGGTGTAAAGAGCACGGCGTTCACGAATGTGTGCTTCACAATCCCCAACTATCGCAACTGAGCGAGGTTCCTGAAATCAACCAAGATGATCTTGATCGTGCATCCGAAGCCATTGCTGCCTATCCACGAACCAAGAACGATCCTGGCTGCAAAATGCACCTGCGCAGAATTCAATTTCCGTCCATTGAATCTATTGATCAAGCCGGTGTCGACATCAAGCTAGTCGATCGTGGGCCAGTTGTTGAAACGATCAAGACCACAGGTGAAATTGTCTACGATCCGACTCGCGTTGCCCGCTTATCCTCTCGGTCTGGCGGCACCGTCTGGAAAGTCGAAAAGAACGTCGGAGACAAAGTCCAGCAAGGCGATTTGCTCGCCCTCGTTGATGCGGTCGAAGTCGGTCGCTTGAAATCACGACTGTTGCAAGCCTTGGCTCAACTTGAACTGGACACCAAAACGCTCGAACGTGTATCGCGACTGGGCGGATCTGTAATTCCCGAGAAGAAAATACAGGAAGCCGAGGCGGCAAAGTCCGAAACGGAATACGAAGTCGAAAGCGCGGTTCAGGCATTATCCAACTTGGGACTTCCAATTCAATTGGATGATGTCAAAGGAAAAGCGGCTAACGCCGTAGGTTCGAAGCTCAGGTTTCTCGGCCTACCTCAGTCAATCGTTGATTCAATGAAGCAGGCAAATGAGTCGGCAAATCTGATTCCTGTATTGTCGCCTCGTGATGGTATTGTTGTAAGCCGGGATGCAGTTGCCGGAGAAGTTATCGAAACAGGCAAACGTTTGTTCACGATCGCGGACACGAGCCAGATGTGGTTATTGCTAAACGTTCGCCTTGAAGAATCGGAACGAATTTCGCTTGGGCAGAAGGTTGTATTCACACCAGATGGCTCGGAAAGAGAAACGGTTGGCACGCTCACTTGGGTCAGTACAGAAGTGGATAGCCAAACGCGAACGATTCGAGTTCGTGCAGAACTGACCAATGACAACGGACGTCTTCGCAACGAAACGTTTGGTGCGGGCGAAATTATTTTGCGTGATGTCCAAGAAGCGATTCTCGTACCTAATGAAGCCATTCACTGGGAGGGCTGTTGTCACGTCGCGTTTGTTCGTGACAAAGATTACTTCAAAGACGGATCGTACAAGGTCTTCCACACTCGAAGTGTTCGCCCCGGTGCAGTCATGGGCGATAACACAGAAGTCATTGCCGGACTATTGCCGGGCGAAGTCGTCGTCACCAAAGGCAGCGGAATCCTGCGAGCTGAGTTGCTGAAGGGAAACTTGGGCGCTGGCTGA
- a CDS encoding efflux RND transporter permease subunit: MLNWIIDFSLRNRLVVLCAVAVVIAVGAFSLRHLNIDAFPDTTPVMVQINTTAPSLSPEEVERQITFPVEQVISGLPALEKLRSISKFGMSQVVVTFEDGTDIYFARQLVAERLSTVELPEGIERPKLGPVSTGLGEVFHYVVRLEGVDISALPRERQIEELTKLRTVHDWVVKPQLRTVRGTAEVNSWGGFEKQYQVRIDPARLIKFNLTFDEVVDAVKANNRNVGGGNITRNTEMLLVHGIARTVNIPQIENIVIKAMDGSPIRVVDVADVQIGHEIRRGAVTADGQGEVVYGLGFMLMGENPHEVTNALKHKMEEIKSTLPPGVEVATVYDRTQLVDAVIKTVQKNLFEGGLLVVAVLFVFLGNLRAGLIVAVAIPLSMLFAFSGMLQVGIAASLLSLGAIDFGLVVDSSVVMVENCARRISNGIPRGQTKLDVIRDAAIEVRKPTMFGELIIMIVYIPILTLAGVEGKLFRPMALTVIFALAGSMFLSLTLMPVLASYFLPSKMQEREPLLIRIIKRLYKPILHFTMHQKAAVMLFAAAVLAFAFGMIAPNLGSEFVPKLSEGALAINVVRLAGTDLDESIRINTEMEKTILNRFPDEVEHVWSRIGSAEVATDPMGVELTDMFITLKPRSEWTKASTQYELTELVQKTLREMPGQKIAMTQPIEMRLNEMISGVRSDVAVKLFGDDFDVLVDKAAEIERVLKSIDGNADVNVEQVTGQPVLQIIVKQDEIARYGVSATEVLDLVESLGSFHLGEVYEDQLRYPLVVRLPETVRSSPQAIGNIEVNTPSGQRIPLSRLAEIKTTEGPSTITREWGYRRITISSNVRGRDMVGFVEEAQQAIAKQVKLPDGRYHLEWGGQFEHYQSARQRLMFIVPMALTLIVILLYMTYHNLVDTFRVLTGIPFAWTGGIIALWIRDLPFSISAAIGFVALSGVAVLDDMLLVTTIRRFRRVGMALEQAVEQAAMTRLRPVLMTTLVAAVGFLPMALNTGIGSEVQRPLATVVVGGVFSAMIMSLLVLRVLYSVFAGVTGDAMVETDSSSSNTTENNGQPPTDRIRDSVVTSID; encoded by the coding sequence ATGCTCAACTGGATCATAGATTTCTCGCTTCGCAACCGACTCGTGGTGCTCTGCGCTGTAGCAGTGGTGATTGCGGTCGGTGCTTTTTCGTTGCGACATCTGAACATCGACGCGTTCCCGGATACAACGCCCGTGATGGTGCAGATCAATACGACCGCGCCATCGTTATCGCCAGAGGAAGTCGAGAGGCAGATTACTTTCCCGGTCGAGCAAGTAATCAGCGGGCTACCAGCCCTGGAAAAACTTCGCTCGATTTCAAAATTTGGTATGTCACAAGTCGTCGTCACGTTTGAAGACGGCACAGATATATACTTTGCTCGCCAACTGGTGGCAGAACGGCTCTCAACCGTTGAACTTCCCGAAGGAATCGAACGCCCGAAACTTGGCCCGGTGTCCACAGGACTGGGAGAAGTCTTTCATTATGTAGTGCGGCTTGAAGGAGTCGACATATCAGCTTTGCCACGTGAGCGACAGATTGAGGAACTCACCAAGCTTCGAACCGTACACGATTGGGTCGTCAAACCACAACTTCGAACTGTCCGTGGTACCGCTGAAGTCAACAGCTGGGGCGGTTTTGAAAAACAATATCAAGTGCGAATCGACCCAGCACGGCTAATCAAATTCAACCTGACTTTTGATGAAGTGGTTGATGCGGTCAAAGCCAACAATCGCAACGTTGGCGGCGGAAACATCACTCGCAATACGGAAATGTTATTGGTGCACGGAATTGCTCGTACCGTAAACATTCCGCAGATCGAAAACATCGTCATCAAAGCGATGGATGGTTCGCCAATTCGAGTCGTTGATGTTGCCGATGTACAAATTGGTCACGAGATTCGCCGTGGAGCTGTAACGGCTGACGGGCAAGGCGAAGTCGTTTATGGACTTGGCTTCATGCTCATGGGCGAGAATCCCCATGAGGTGACGAATGCTCTAAAACACAAGATGGAAGAGATTAAATCCACACTGCCCCCGGGTGTCGAAGTCGCCACGGTTTACGATCGAACACAGCTGGTTGACGCTGTTATCAAAACCGTACAGAAGAACCTGTTCGAGGGAGGATTGCTGGTTGTCGCTGTGCTATTTGTCTTCCTTGGGAACTTGAGAGCAGGTCTGATCGTTGCGGTTGCGATCCCGCTCTCAATGTTGTTTGCATTCTCGGGAATGCTACAGGTAGGAATTGCAGCCAGCCTGCTAAGCCTGGGCGCGATCGACTTTGGGTTAGTCGTCGATAGTTCCGTGGTGATGGTTGAAAACTGCGCGAGGAGAATCTCTAACGGAATTCCACGTGGGCAGACGAAACTCGATGTGATCCGAGATGCGGCAATCGAAGTTCGTAAACCAACCATGTTCGGCGAACTGATCATCATGATCGTCTACATCCCAATTCTGACGCTGGCAGGCGTCGAAGGAAAACTGTTCCGCCCAATGGCTTTGACGGTCATCTTCGCACTTGCTGGTTCGATGTTCCTTTCGTTGACATTGATGCCAGTGTTGGCCAGCTACTTTTTGCCAAGCAAGATGCAAGAACGCGAGCCATTGCTGATTCGAATTATTAAACGACTATACAAGCCAATCCTGCACTTCACGATGCATCAGAAAGCAGCGGTGATGTTGTTCGCTGCCGCTGTGTTGGCATTTGCGTTCGGAATGATTGCTCCCAATCTCGGCTCCGAGTTCGTTCCCAAGTTGTCGGAAGGTGCGCTGGCGATCAATGTCGTGAGACTGGCGGGAACCGACCTCGACGAGTCAATCCGAATCAATACCGAGATGGAAAAAACGATTTTGAACAGGTTTCCGGACGAAGTCGAACACGTTTGGAGTCGCATTGGCAGTGCCGAAGTAGCCACCGACCCGATGGGTGTCGAGCTGACTGACATGTTCATCACGCTCAAACCTCGGTCGGAATGGACGAAGGCCTCGACGCAATATGAGTTAACTGAGCTGGTTCAAAAGACATTGAGAGAAATGCCCGGCCAAAAGATTGCGATGACTCAGCCAATCGAGATGCGGCTGAACGAAATGATCAGCGGCGTTCGCAGTGACGTCGCAGTCAAATTGTTCGGCGACGACTTTGACGTACTGGTGGACAAAGCCGCAGAGATAGAACGTGTCCTGAAATCCATCGACGGAAACGCCGACGTCAACGTTGAACAAGTTACAGGACAACCAGTGCTTCAAATTATCGTCAAGCAGGACGAAATCGCCCGCTATGGCGTGTCAGCCACTGAAGTCTTAGACCTTGTTGAGTCGTTGGGAAGCTTTCATCTAGGTGAGGTTTATGAAGACCAGCTACGATATCCACTCGTGGTAAGATTACCGGAAACAGTACGCAGTTCTCCGCAAGCCATTGGCAACATTGAAGTCAACACGCCTTCAGGACAACGCATCCCGCTTTCGCGGCTTGCCGAGATCAAAACAACAGAAGGCCCCTCAACGATCACTCGTGAATGGGGCTATCGTCGGATCACTATTTCATCCAACGTCCGTGGGCGAGACATGGTTGGGTTTGTCGAAGAAGCCCAGCAAGCAATCGCCAAACAAGTCAAACTACCCGATGGACGATACCACCTTGAGTGGGGCGGCCAGTTCGAGCATTACCAAAGCGCCCGCCAACGTTTGATGTTCATCGTACCAATGGCTCTGACATTGATCGTGATACTGCTTTACATGACGTATCACAACTTGGTTGATACGTTCCGAGTTCTGACAGGTATTCCCTTTGCTTGGACAGGCGGCATCATCGCACTTTGGATTCGTGATTTGCCGTTCTCGATTTCCGCAGCGATCGGATTTGTTGCCTTGTCTGGCGTTGCCGTATTGGATGACATGTTACTCGTGACGACAATTCGTCGCTTCCGCCGCGTTGGCATGGCATTGGAACAAGCGGTAGAGCAAGCCGCGATGACGCGCCTTCGTCCAGTCTTAATGACAACGTTAGTTGCAGCGGTCGGCTTCCTGCCCATGGCACTCAACACCGGAATCGGATCAGAAGTCCAAAGGCCACTAGCAACGGTTGTCGTTGGCGGCGTCTTTAGTGCCATGATTATGTCGCTGTTGGTGCTTCGCGTTCTTTACTCCGTGTTCGCTGGAGTGACAGGTGATGCGATGGTGGAAACTGATTCATCGTCGAGTAACACTACTGAAAACAACGGGCAACCGCCCACCGACCGGATTCGTGATTCGGTCGTAACATCAATTGATTAG
- a CDS encoding heavy metal translocating P-type ATPase, with protein sequence MTTDLNQMAFKIHGMDCAEEVAILKRELGPLIDDIEQLRFDVLNGKLTVVGMNDLSQEQIVQAVNKTGMRAEVWKDKEPESQSGFWSVYGRAILTSASGLLGLAGFICHVMIAGGFAQAFGSEGMGIAHGVPAVSIALYLIGIVAGTWIVLPKAWRAVIRLRPDMNLLMLVAVIGAAAIGEWFEAATVAFLFAVSLLLESWSVGRARRAIASLMSLTPPSARVRDKDGQLKEIAPDQVDVGTTFVVRPGEKIPLDGTVVKGIGAVNQAPITGESVPVEKQAGSEVFAGTINGDGVIEAKSTKAAQDTTLAKIIQMVGDAQSQRSPSEQWVETFARYYTPVVMALAILVFLLPPMLLGGEWSVWLYRSLVLLVVACPCALVISTPVSIVAALASAAKNGVLIKGGLYVEKPAHLKAIAVDKTGTLTHGQPVVIDVVPLNDHTKTELLERAAALEVHSNHPLAQAIVRKANEEGVDVAAAEEFEIVQGKGARGIVNGKSFWLGSHRYLEERDQETPEVHEQLQSLQDSGRSIVVIGNDEHVCGFLSLADTVRPETKGILADLHAEGIENVAMLTGDNQGTADAIAEEVGIDSVHAELLPENKVEIVELLVEKYGQAAMVGDGVNDAPALARSSLGIAMGAVGTDAAIETADIALMSDDLSKLPWLIRHSKKTLFIIRQNIWFSLGVKLLFVALTFGGYASLWAAIAADMGASLLVIANSLRLLR encoded by the coding sequence GTGACCACCGATCTAAACCAGATGGCCTTCAAGATTCACGGGATGGATTGCGCGGAAGAAGTCGCAATTCTCAAACGTGAACTTGGGCCATTGATCGATGATATTGAACAACTTCGCTTCGATGTCTTAAACGGAAAATTGACTGTCGTCGGCATGAACGATCTTTCGCAAGAACAGATCGTTCAAGCCGTCAACAAGACCGGGATGCGCGCCGAAGTTTGGAAGGACAAAGAACCGGAAAGCCAATCGGGATTCTGGAGCGTCTACGGACGAGCGATTCTAACATCGGCCAGTGGACTTTTGGGACTCGCGGGTTTTATCTGCCATGTAATGATCGCGGGCGGGTTTGCGCAAGCCTTTGGTTCGGAGGGAATGGGTATCGCACATGGAGTTCCTGCTGTCTCAATCGCTCTCTACTTGATCGGCATTGTTGCCGGAACATGGATCGTTCTACCCAAAGCTTGGCGTGCCGTGATCCGACTTCGGCCCGATATGAATTTGCTGATGTTGGTGGCGGTGATTGGAGCTGCAGCGATCGGCGAGTGGTTTGAGGCCGCAACAGTCGCGTTTCTATTTGCAGTTTCACTGCTACTCGAATCATGGAGTGTTGGTCGCGCCCGACGGGCGATTGCTTCTTTGATGAGTCTGACTCCACCGTCGGCGCGGGTTCGAGATAAAGATGGCCAGTTGAAAGAAATCGCTCCTGACCAAGTCGACGTTGGCACCACTTTTGTCGTTCGACCCGGTGAAAAAATTCCACTCGACGGCACGGTCGTAAAAGGCATCGGCGCGGTTAATCAGGCTCCGATAACAGGTGAGAGCGTGCCGGTCGAAAAGCAAGCGGGCAGTGAAGTCTTCGCGGGAACGATCAATGGCGACGGCGTGATCGAAGCCAAATCCACAAAGGCCGCTCAAGACACGACGTTAGCCAAGATCATTCAGATGGTTGGCGATGCCCAGTCCCAACGTTCGCCATCAGAACAATGGGTCGAAACATTTGCACGTTACTATACGCCAGTCGTCATGGCACTGGCGATTCTGGTATTCCTGCTTCCGCCGATGCTACTTGGCGGTGAGTGGTCGGTCTGGTTGTATCGCTCGTTAGTTCTGTTGGTGGTTGCCTGCCCGTGCGCTCTGGTGATTTCAACACCCGTTTCGATCGTCGCGGCGTTAGCATCAGCGGCAAAAAATGGGGTGCTCATCAAGGGCGGGTTGTATGTGGAAAAGCCAGCTCACCTGAAAGCAATCGCGGTCGACAAAACAGGGACACTCACTCACGGCCAGCCGGTTGTCATCGACGTTGTTCCACTTAACGACCACACCAAGACCGAGCTACTGGAACGCGCCGCTGCGTTGGAAGTTCATTCGAATCATCCTTTGGCACAGGCCATCGTTCGCAAAGCCAATGAGGAAGGCGTTGACGTTGCTGCTGCCGAAGAATTCGAAATCGTGCAAGGCAAGGGAGCCCGCGGCATCGTCAACGGTAAATCGTTCTGGCTCGGTTCACACCGCTACTTGGAAGAACGCGATCAGGAGACGCCGGAAGTTCACGAACAACTTCAATCGTTGCAGGATTCAGGTCGATCCATTGTCGTGATCGGCAATGATGAACACGTTTGTGGTTTTCTGTCGCTGGCCGACACCGTACGGCCGGAAACGAAAGGGATTCTTGCCGACCTGCATGCTGAAGGAATTGAAAACGTTGCGATGCTGACCGGCGACAATCAAGGTACTGCCGATGCCATTGCAGAAGAAGTTGGAATCGACTCCGTGCATGCCGAGCTACTTCCAGAAAACAAGGTCGAGATTGTTGAGTTACTCGTCGAAAAGTATGGTCAAGCTGCGATGGTCGGTGACGGAGTCAACGATGCCCCGGCACTTGCGCGATCTTCGCTTGGAATTGCGATGGGTGCCGTGGGGACGGACGCCGCTATCGAAACAGCCGACATTGCTTTGATGTCAGATGACCTGTCAAAACTCCCTTGGTTGATTCGCCACTCAAAAAAGACGCTCTTCATCATCCGCCAAAACATCTGGTTTTCGTTGGGCGTGAAGTTGCTGTTCGTCGCGCTGACATTCGGCGGATATGCATCGCTTTGGGCAGCCATCGCCGCTGACATGGGGGCTTCACTGTTGGTAATCGCCAACAGCCTCCGACTGCTCCGCTAG
- a CDS encoding VOC family protein has product MTAKFFRAAPYADDAMNLPVRDIDAAIPFYESKMGFRVASRSDEGCRKAVLERDTIQIGLAENGGDPAQEGCFFEVDDVEAAVAELRLYDSSFKADLQIQKHGDTTYQLFFVIAPDGLCYCIGEAQQ; this is encoded by the coding sequence ATGACTGCAAAATTCTTTCGAGCTGCACCCTACGCCGATGACGCCATGAACCTTCCGGTTCGGGATATCGACGCGGCGATTCCGTTTTACGAGTCGAAGATGGGCTTTCGAGTAGCGTCGCGATCGGATGAGGGCTGTCGGAAAGCGGTACTTGAGCGGGATACGATTCAAATTGGACTGGCCGAAAACGGCGGTGATCCTGCACAAGAAGGCTGCTTTTTTGAAGTTGATGATGTCGAAGCGGCTGTGGCTGAACTTCGATTGTACGACTCAAGTTTCAAAGCGGATCTTCAAATACAAAAACATGGTGACACAACTTATCAGCTGTTCTTCGTCATCGCACCCGATGGTTTGTGCTATTGCATTGGTGAAGCGCAGCAGTGA